In Gemmata obscuriglobus, a single genomic region encodes these proteins:
- a CDS encoding RNA polymerase sigma factor, with amino-acid sequence MQNDGSVTDLLLQLRSEAPAVRDRAAGELLQRYTPELLALIAGRTQPRPRQRADTEDVLLSFYNRLRRGTFDLANRDQFLHLVVSVALNTVRAAEGRERQRRDVRRGQPLDAPEEGGRGVDRPAPDVTAEVVTEVAEEIERRLTGLLPECREVLVLRLDGRTTEDIARTIDRTPRTVERRMELVRTLWRDDILEPN; translated from the coding sequence CTCGGTCACAGACCTGTTGCTGCAACTCCGCTCGGAGGCCCCGGCGGTCCGGGACCGGGCCGCGGGGGAACTGCTCCAGCGCTACACCCCGGAACTGCTCGCGCTGATCGCCGGCCGGACGCAACCGCGGCCCCGACAGCGGGCGGACACCGAGGATGTGCTGCTGAGCTTCTACAACCGCCTCCGGCGCGGCACGTTCGACCTGGCGAACCGGGACCAGTTCCTGCACCTTGTCGTGAGCGTCGCCCTGAACACGGTGCGTGCGGCCGAGGGGCGTGAGCGGCAGCGGCGCGACGTGCGCCGGGGGCAACCGCTCGACGCACCTGAGGAAGGCGGCCGGGGGGTGGACCGGCCGGCCCCGGACGTCACTGCGGAGGTGGTGACCGAGGTCGCCGAGGAGATCGAGCGGCGGCTGACCGGGCTGCTACCGGAGTGCCGGGAGGTGCTGGTGCTGCGGCTCGACGGCCGCACGACGGAGGATATCGCCCGGACGATCGACCGCACCCCACGCACCGTGGAGCGCCGGATGGAGTTGGTGCGGACGCTGTGGCGCGACGACATCCTGGAACCGAATTAG
- a CDS encoding RNA polymerase sigma factor codes for MGTPAINELLERARRDDRDALNGLVTRLYGIVWDWFRVLSGDPHRSSDLTQEVFAVFCRRGPYRTARDVPALVAWLREATRRTWLGDARSRRRDRGPDGGGRLVEVPAPEPEPPDVAERNENVAVLRLCLAELSAELREVLVLSAIRGLAFRTIAEQLGTTEETARWRAWKARARLVELLDGMKPGLAERVGRPKAPDRDTWPGA; via the coding sequence GTGGGCACGCCGGCAATCAACGAACTGCTCGAGCGGGCGCGGCGCGACGACCGAGACGCGCTGAACGGGCTCGTCACGCGGCTGTACGGGATCGTATGGGACTGGTTCCGGGTGCTGTCGGGGGACCCGCACCGCTCGTCGGACCTGACGCAGGAGGTGTTCGCGGTGTTCTGCCGCCGCGGCCCCTACCGCACCGCGCGCGACGTCCCGGCGCTCGTGGCGTGGCTGCGAGAGGCGACGCGGCGCACCTGGCTCGGGGACGCGCGGTCGCGGCGCCGCGACCGGGGGCCGGACGGCGGGGGGCGACTCGTTGAGGTGCCCGCCCCGGAACCCGAACCGCCCGACGTGGCCGAGCGGAACGAGAACGTCGCCGTCCTGCGTCTGTGCCTGGCGGAGCTGAGCGCCGAACTGCGGGAGGTGCTCGTCCTGTCGGCGATCCGGGGGCTCGCGTTCCGGACGATCGCCGAACAACTGGGGACCACCGAGGAGACGGCGCGGTGGCGGGCGTGGAAGGCGCGGGCCCGCCTCGTCGAACTCCTGGACGGGATGAAGCCGGGACTGGCCGAACGGGTCGGTCGCCCAAAGGCCCCGGATCGCGACACGTGGCCCGGAGCGTGA
- a CDS encoding ParB/RepB/Spo0J family partition protein: protein MSETPSCQTRMIVLIAVALLLPHEDNPRKLDQLTPAEKAELLDLGTSMVQDGQKQPIRVVKREDDRYTVISGHRRLLAARLVGMQSLSAIVLDGMPTRTELLVDQLIENEQRRGFSEIDRCEAYQALIRENNWTAKQLAEAVHVSESSVTKTLTLKRLCPELQGAVRTGLLRGSSAYHIARVGNPDKQKELAAAGLSRDALEVAVKGLLKGQPKGRKPGTAPVGTVLEKTAAGLEKVKTWARELATEIERLSKLNLDAAVVAETVARRFGATAEV, encoded by the coding sequence ATGAGCGAAACACCTTCCTGCCAGACACGAATGATCGTGCTAATCGCCGTTGCCCTGCTGCTCCCGCACGAAGACAACCCGCGCAAGCTCGACCAGTTGACGCCGGCCGAGAAGGCCGAGCTCCTCGACCTCGGCACGTCCATGGTCCAGGACGGGCAGAAGCAGCCGATCCGTGTCGTGAAGCGCGAGGACGACCGGTACACGGTGATTTCGGGCCACCGCCGCCTGCTGGCCGCACGGCTGGTCGGCATGCAGTCCCTCTCGGCCATCGTCCTGGACGGGATGCCTACTCGGACCGAACTGCTCGTCGACCAGTTGATTGAGAACGAGCAGCGCCGCGGGTTCAGCGAGATCGACCGGTGCGAGGCATACCAGGCGCTCATCCGGGAGAACAACTGGACCGCCAAGCAACTGGCCGAGGCGGTCCACGTTAGCGAGAGCAGCGTCACCAAGACGCTCACCCTGAAGCGGCTCTGCCCAGAGCTCCAGGGCGCAGTCCGGACGGGCTTGCTGAGGGGTTCGTCGGCGTACCACATCGCGCGGGTTGGCAACCCCGACAAGCAGAAGGAACTGGCTGCGGCGGGCCTCTCGCGCGACGCCCTGGAGGTCGCTGTGAAAGGGCTCCTGAAGGGCCAGCCAAAGGGCCGAAAACCCGGGACCGCACCTGTCGGCACGGTGCTGGAGAAAACGGCCGCCGGACTGGAGAAGGTCAAAACTTGGGCCCGCGAGCTGGCCACCGAGATCGAACGGCTCAGCAAGCTCAACCTCGATGCTGCGGTGGTCGCCGAGACGGTCGCCCGGCGGTTCGGCGCGACGGCGGAGGTGTAA
- a CDS encoding type IV secretory system conjugative DNA transfer family protein, translating to MSLHPYAFGPPDPPPVPIPMATGAGSDEANLAVLVIMLFLLVVAYFGRRRLSRTAHGTAAWMTERELRRWGLYGRRGLVIGRSQAGRLLRNTIYVHTLIIGGTGSGKGIGLILPILLEYRRGSVVVFDTKGDLYQITARRRRRLGPVARLNPFGTGARWNPLDTIPPGDPLLIDNVRSMACGLVVASVKAVDPHWDGKATQLVAAVLTLVAIKFPADSRNLNSVYETICDPELLRSAAEALRAMGGFPGSQGAALGSLFDRGGTLTKEGTGVVSTALRHLDFLASPAVAASVAASDIDPREFLRAGGTLYLTIPESQLAAQQGLLRLWTSTLMRIRGGADGECLMLLDEASALGALPALEEALVRGRSSGLRLLLAYQSCAQVQAAFPEKPTLIFDNTSAHIYLGAASLETAERISKSLGNFTQAVSSYADNWSRTDPQDGAGSTTWGGSENTSVLGRPLLYPDEVLRLPVDLLIAFVAGLPGPILARRIQYYADRHYRRILRPWRGPVIALLVAALVVAAAVLAAR from the coding sequence ATGTCGTTGCACCCCTACGCTTTTGGACCGCCCGACCCGCCGCCGGTCCCGATACCCATGGCCACCGGCGCGGGTTCGGATGAGGCCAACCTGGCGGTCCTCGTGATCATGCTGTTCCTGCTCGTGGTCGCCTATTTCGGCCGCCGCCGGCTGTCCCGCACCGCCCACGGGACCGCGGCATGGATGACCGAACGTGAGCTCCGGCGCTGGGGCCTTTACGGCCGGCGGGGGCTCGTGATCGGACGATCACAAGCCGGAAGACTACTAAGAAATACAATATACGTACATACGTTAATTATAGGTGGAACGGGCAGCGGCAAGGGGATCGGTCTCATCCTACCGATCCTGCTGGAGTACCGCCGCGGCTCCGTGGTCGTGTTCGACACCAAGGGCGACCTGTACCAGATCACCGCCCGCCGGCGCCGTAGGCTCGGTCCGGTGGCCCGGCTCAACCCGTTCGGGACCGGGGCGCGGTGGAACCCGCTCGACACCATCCCCCCGGGCGACCCGCTGCTGATCGACAACGTGCGGAGCATGGCCTGCGGTCTCGTGGTCGCGAGTGTGAAGGCCGTGGATCCCCACTGGGACGGGAAGGCCACGCAGCTGGTGGCCGCGGTCCTGACCTTGGTCGCGATCAAGTTCCCCGCTGACAGCCGGAACCTGAACAGCGTCTACGAGACCATCTGCGATCCGGAGCTGCTCCGCTCCGCCGCCGAGGCGCTCCGCGCGATGGGAGGCTTTCCGGGCAGCCAGGGCGCGGCCCTGGGGAGCTTGTTCGATCGCGGGGGAACTCTCACCAAAGAAGGGACTGGGGTGGTCTCCACCGCTCTGCGGCACCTGGACTTCCTCGCCAGCCCGGCGGTCGCCGCCTCGGTGGCGGCCAGCGACATCGACCCGCGTGAGTTCTTGCGCGCGGGGGGCACGCTGTACCTGACGATCCCCGAGAGCCAGCTCGCCGCGCAACAGGGGCTGCTGAGGCTTTGGACCTCGACGCTGATGCGCATCCGCGGCGGCGCGGACGGCGAGTGCCTCATGCTGCTCGATGAGGCCAGCGCCCTGGGCGCGCTCCCGGCCCTTGAGGAGGCCCTTGTGCGCGGCCGGTCTTCGGGGTTGCGGTTACTGCTGGCCTATCAATCGTGTGCGCAGGTTCAGGCCGCTTTCCCGGAGAAACCGACGCTCATCTTCGACAACACCTCGGCCCACATCTACCTCGGGGCCGCGAGCCTCGAGACCGCGGAACGGATCTCCAAGAGCCTCGGCAACTTCACGCAGGCGGTCAGCTCCTACGCGGACAACTGGAGCCGGACCGACCCCCAGGACGGGGCGGGGAGCACCACCTGGGGCGGTTCGGAGAACACGTCCGTGCTGGGTCGCCCGCTGCTCTACCCGGACGAGGTGCTCCGGCTGCCCGTGGACCTGCTTATCGCGTTCGTGGCGGGGCTGCCGGGCCCGATCCTCGCACGACGGATCCAGTATTACGCTGATCGACATTACCGAAGGATCCTACGGCCGTGGCGGGGGCCGGTGATCGCGCTCCTCGTCGCTGCCCTGGTCGTTGCCGCGGCGGTGCTGGCCGCCCGGTAG
- a CDS encoding helix-turn-helix domain-containing protein produces MLTVREAAERAAVSESLIYAWCADGTLPHMRLGRKGKRGTIRIRVEDLDGMMAAFKVSGPSASAPASSGSPALPFSELNSQRLAKAWRRG; encoded by the coding sequence GTGCTTACCGTGCGCGAGGCGGCGGAACGGGCCGCCGTGTCGGAGTCGCTGATTTATGCTTGGTGTGCCGACGGCACGCTGCCGCACATGCGCCTCGGCCGGAAGGGGAAGCGGGGCACGATCCGCATCCGCGTCGAGGACCTGGACGGGATGATGGCCGCGTTCAAGGTGTCGGGTCCTTCGGCTTCCGCCCCGGCTTCTTCGGGTTCACCGGCTTTGCCCTTTTCCGAGTTGAACTCTCAGCGGCTTGCGAAGGCATGGAGGCGGGGTTGA
- a CDS encoding ISAs1 family transposase — protein MRITCWWPRTTNRGWWPASRPGSGSRTPPEGSRRLLPPEPVPTPEQLGRQATTVDKGHGRIEKRTLRATPIVTAHDRWKGLKQGFRMTRTRTTNGATTVEVVHGITSLPPERADARALLDWVRSHWHIENQLHYVRDVTLREDACRVRKGAAPQVLAALRNAAIHLLGNVPARSTPEALEWLQLHPEYAHKLIGIPQSE, from the coding sequence GTGCGGATTACGTGCTGGTGGCCAAGGACAACCAACCGGGGCTGGTGGCCAGCATCGAGGCCGGGCTCGGGTTCGAGGACGCCGCCCGAGGGATCGCGGCGGCTACTTCCCCCCGAGCCGGTCCCAACGCCCGAGCAACTGGGGCGCCAGGCGACAACGGTGGACAAGGGGCACGGGCGGATCGAGAAGCGGACCCTGCGGGCCACCCCGATCGTGACCGCCCACGACCGGTGGAAGGGGCTCAAGCAGGGGTTCCGGATGACCCGCACCCGGACCACGAACGGCGCGACCACGGTGGAGGTGGTGCACGGGATCACCAGCTTACCGCCCGAGCGGGCCGACGCACGAGCACTTCTGGATTGGGTTCGATCGCACTGGCACATCGAGAACCAACTCCATTACGTGCGGGATGTGACCCTGCGCGAGGATGCGTGCCGGGTCCGCAAGGGGGCCGCGCCGCAGGTGCTCGCCGCGCTCCGCAACGCCGCCATCCACCTGCTGGGTAACGTTCCGGCACGCAGCACACCCGAAGCACTCGAATGGCTCCAGTTACACCCCGAGTACGCACACAAACTTATCGGCATCCCTCAAAGTGAATAA